AACCAGTCCTGCAGATACGTGTAGCCCGATCCGACGAACGTCATGCCGGGGTGCGATCGTTTTAGATCAGCGGTGGCTCGCAATTGTCGCGCGACGCCCACCAACGGGTCTTCGGGCGGCAAGTACCCGTCGCTGGGCGGAAAATACGCCGGCCGCTGAATATGCGGCGTCGAGTAGGGGCTGCCCGCTGTGGTGCAGACCATCTTCACGCCGATGGATTCCAACAGCGTCAAAAACTTCGACGGTTCATCCAGGTCGATTCCCATCCCGCTGGGATCGGCGCCCCACACCAATCGCGGATCGGCGCCCGGCACTGGTTCGCCGATGCGATCTTCGCCTGGGTGATGAGGCATGAAATCATAGATGCTCAGCCGCACGCCGATCTTTAACGACGGAGCCTCAGCGTTGATTCCAGCAACAATTTCTCGTACGAAACGAGTTCGGTTTTCGAAACTACCGCCAAAGTCACCATCGCGATCCACGCCGCTTAGCAATTCGTGGCCGAGGTACCCGTGACAGTGCTTGACGTCGACGAACTTGAAACCAGCCCTTTCGGCCCGGACGGCGGCAGCGATGAAGTCATCGATCAGCCGACGCAAATCGTCATCCGACATGATCGCCGAATCGTCGGTGACGTTTCCGCGAGGATCTAGCGCGGGGTTTCGCTGGACCGTCCTTGGTTCTGACTTCGTTTTCTCGTTCGGTTTCGCCCAGCGTCCCGAATGCGTCAACTGCAAACCGACGTACAGGTCATCGGTACGCCCAAACCGTTCTTGGTGAGCATTTTCAAGTTCATGTCGCAACCCTTCGATCGACGACAGATTTGATTCCGTCATCAACAACTGATTCGGATTCGCTCGACCATCATGCCGGACCGAAACCGCTTCGCCGCCCCACATCCACTTGGCGCCACTGATGCCAAAGTTGCGCCAACGCCGCCGCGTCAAATCGGTCGGCTTTCCATCGGTTGTGCCGTCCCAACCTTCCATCGGCAAGATGCAAAAACGATTGCCGACGGTGACGCCATCAACATCAAGCGACTGACCCAACGGCGAATCGGCACCGGATTCAACCTCGGCGTCCGATGGAAAATCGGCCCCCAGTTCTTTCAGGTGATCAGTAAACTGCTGGTGCGACTTAAAACTTGCAACGCGTGGATAAGCACTCACGATGATACTCCGGTGAAACGACCTGTCATTCGACCAAGGTCTTGTGCGATTTCTTTTAATATTTCCAAATCTGAATCGGGGCGAGTTGGCGACTTGGGGTGAGTCAGGTTGGTCGCAATTTGCCCGCGTAAATGCAAGAACATCGCTGCCGAGTGCTTGTACGCGGACGTTGGGTTGCGAAAGGCAAAAGTGCCGAGATACTGAAGCAAATCGTTCAGTTCATAGAAACGATCGTCGCCGTTTTCCCAGTACGAATCACGAAGCGCAAACGCATCCGGTGCAAACGTACTAAGCCCCAGCAAGTAATCGCTGCCGTACATCACCATGTCGACCGCCAGATCGTTGCCCGTGTAAACTTTGAAATCCGGACGCACGCGATCTCGCAGTTCCAATCGCTGCCACTCCTCGGCTCGCCGAAGCGATGAGTGCTTCGCGCCAGTCGCGGCAGGGATTTGCATCAACTGCTCGTACACCTCGATCGAATAGATCCGGCCGAACGGCGCAAACATCGTTCCTAACTCAAAGAATAAAAACTCATCGCAGCCGCTGCCCATCGTGCGGTAGGCTTCGACCAAATCCGGCTCGGCCAATTCGACCAAACCATACGATTGGAACAGGATCGGTGTGCCGCCAAAATCAACGACCTGCTGGATTCCAGTCTGATAAGCAGCCAAGTCGAACGCCGCGCCTTCTTGGCTCGGAACGAAGACTCCGCCGACGTAACGTTTGCCACTGCAAATCGACTGAGTTCTTCGCAAGACTTCTTCGCGAGTTGATTCGTCAATCAGGTTGGCGTAACCAGTGTCCATGTTGACCGCCGGTGCAAGTCCAGCATTGAGCGTCCGCTCGACGTGCAAGTCGAAACCGGCCCAGTCCACATCACCAGCGGACGTGAAGGGAAGTAAGATCGCAGAGATCCCGGTGATCTTGCGGCGAGGCTTCAGCAGCGAAATCGGATTCATCAGGTACGTTCAACAGGCCCAGTGGAATTGACGGTTCCCGCGCACGCGACGTACGGGGGCTGACATATATACTCGACACCCAACCCCCAATCTTGGACAATTGGGTTTTCGAAAATTTGCAAATCGGGCAATCGCATGGTTTCCGTCCCTGACAACCTGAACGACCACGCCGTCACCGAACGCATGCCGCCGTGGGGCGTGCTGATCATCGAAAGCCACCACAGCCCCGGTTTTTCGATGGACTGGCGAACTCATTCGTTCGTCAAGATCGTCTACGTGCTTCGCGGATCAGGCACGTTTCATCTCGGTAATCATGACCAAAAATTCGAAACCGGCGATATCGTTGTGGTCGCACCAGGCATTCGAAACCGTATCGTCGACACTCCGGGCGCCGCATCAAGCCTGTACGTTGCCTGTGTGGCCGACAGCCACTTTCGATTCGACCCAACGATCGTCGATCGAATCGGCACTCGCGTGATCCATGGCGACGGAGCCTTTGCAAGTCGGGTAGCCAGCGTGATGCGGCGATTGGTTCACGCCCAAGAAACCGCCTCGCGTGATCGGCCGATTGCGATGGTCACCGAAGCGATCAAGCTGATTCAATTGACGCTCAATCACCCGAACTCGGGCCGCCGTCAACAACGCACACCGGGTGCCTTGCTAGGCGACGTGCAGGGCTATATCAACGCGTTGCCAACACACTTCTTTGACGAAACCACCATCGACGAAGTCGCGTCGTCGCTGAACATGTCACGCCGATCGTTCACCGAAGCGTTTCATAAGTTGACCGGCGAAACTTGGCTGACTTACGTTCGACGACTTGCGATCGACCATGCCCGACGACGATTGACGGAATCGGATCTGCCGATCGTTTCGATCGCATTTGAATGCGGCTTCAACGATCTGTCGACGTTCTATCGGCAATTCAAAAACCAATGCGGCATCAGCCCCGCAAAATACCGCGCACAGCATTAAGAACGGGGAAGAAAACAGAGATGCCGGGACGGCATCTACATCAAGCATTTGTTTAGAAATAACTCCGGCATTCACAGTCACAAAATCACTGTTCCGCGGGGCGGGAGAGTGAAGTATCGAACTGATTTCCGTTCGATCCAAAGGCGTTTGATCGCATAGCCCAGGGTCGCACTCGAAGCGCCGGCACACGCTGGGTCCCCATATTACCCGCGGCCTCGCGGTCCCAACCGACCGAACATTCGGTCTAGCTCGTCACGACTAAAGAACAACGCCGTCGGCCGGCCGTGCGGACAGTGATGCGTGTCGTGATAGAGATCCTTTTGCTCGAGCAAGCTAACGATCTCTTCCGGCGCCAGCGGATCGCCCGCTTTGACGGCCGCCTTGCAAGCGATCGTCGAAAGCAAACGGTTCAGCAGATCTTTCGGATCGGGTTGCTTGCCGGCCGAAACCAACGCATCTAAAACCGTTCGCAACATATCGGCCGGCGATCCATGCTTTAGCATCGCAGGATAAGACTGGATCACGATCGTCTCGCCGCCAAAGTCATCGATTTCTAGACCAATTTTGCCGAGCGTTTCCTTCGCATCCAGCGCCGCAGTCCGCTCGGCCGGCGTCAACGAAACGGGTTCCGGCACCAACAACCGCTGCGACTCCAACGACTTGCCTTCGCCCAGCACTTTCTCGCAAACTCGTTCGTACAGCACTCTTTCATGAAGCGCGTGCTGATCGATCACGACCATTCCCGATTCATCCTGAGTGACCAAGTAGCGATTGTGCACTTGGAATCCGAGATAGCAAACCGACGGCGAGATTCCGTCGCCGGTCTCCGCCCCGTTCGTTGCCAGCCCGTTCGTTGCCAGCCCGCCACTGTCTTTCGATTCCACTTCCCAAGGAGCAACATCACTAACCGGCGAGGAACTTGCGCCGCCTGGATAAGGCTGGAACGCGGGCGTTCCGATCGACGGCATCGTTTGAGTGGTCGCGATTGGTTTCTGCACGCCTGTTCGCGCCCAATCAATCACGGACTGCCGCTGCAATTGTGCAGATTGCTCGGGTGAACCGGGCGGAACGGGAACGGCCGCGGGAAGGTCATCGGTTTCTTGTGATGAACCAGGACCGACGCGATGAGTCATGTCGGTGCGAAGGAACTGATGCCGCAGTGTTTGCAGCAATCGTGCATACACTTTGCCGCCATCGGTGAACCGCACCTCCAACTTCGTTGGGTGAACGTTCACGTCGATCATTTCGGGCGGCATGTCCATCCGCAAAAAACAAACCGGGAACCGCCCAACCATCAAAAGTCCGCGGTACGCTTCGCCGAGTGCGTGCTGCAGCGAACGATCGCGAATATGCCGGCCGTTCAAAAACAGATACTGCATCCGATTGTTGCCGCGACTGACCGACGGATCGCAGACATAACCGCTGATCCGAACGTTGTCGGAATCGTCGCGAATCGGAATCAGCACGCTTGCGACCTCGTCACCAAAAAACGCACCAATCCGATCCGACCATCGAGTCGAAACGGGCAAGTCGTAAACGATCTTGTCGTTGTTGATCAGCACAAAGTGGACTTGCGGATTGGCAAGCGCCAAACGCGTGAACGCTTCGACGATATGGCCACGTTCGGTACCTGCGGTTTTCAAGAACCGATGCCGAACCGGCGTGTTAAAAAACAGATTCTTGATTTCGATCACCGTCCCGACCGGACAACCGCACGGCGCGGGCGCCTCGATGACTCCGCCACGGACCTGGACTTCGCTGCCGCAGTTATCGCCTTCGGTGCGACTGCGGATCGTCATGTGCGAAACACTGCCGATCGACGCCAATGCTTCCCCGCGGAACCCAAGCGTGCGAACGCTGAACAGCGAATCGTCATCGGGCAGCTTGCTGGTGGCGTGCGAAGCAATCGCTAGCGGTAATTGCTCGGCTGTCATTCCACAGCCATCGTCGCTGATGCGGATCAGTTCGGTGCCGCCGCCAGCGATCGTGACTTCGATGCGATGAGAACCTGCATCAATGCTGTTCTCGACCAACTCTTTCACCACCGACGCCGGACGCTCGATCACTTCGCCCGCAGCGATCTGGTTGATCAAATTAGGGGGCAGTTGTCGGATCGTCGGCAGTTCGCGAGTGGTCGTATTCATGGGGATCGAATGTACCGCCAAATGAATCGATCACAACCACAAATCACCCGGTGCAAGCCGAGCCAGCACGTACTCCGCCAACGATATGGCGGAGTTTTTTCGATTCACCTGGCGACCACCCGGTCGGCTTACTCGCCGAACCCGATGGGCAACATCATTCGCTGGTTGCCACGACGGACGATCAGTCGCAAGATTTGGCGCGATCGTTCGGCTCGCGCAAAGATTGTCGCCAACTGGTCCACCGACGTCAGTTCAGCACCGGCAGCCGACTCGATCACGTCGCCGACTTCTAGTTCTGCTTGCGCCGCGATGCCAGCATCACGCACACTGCTGACGATCAGCCCGCTGCGAAGCCCCTGGTATCCGTACTGTTGAGCCGATTCCGGCGTCACGGGCACCAGTTCGGCACCAATCTGCTCGTAGAAGCCGCTGAACATCGCCATCGCCGCATCGGTCCGCTCGCCCAACTGGACTTGAACGGTCACGGCTTCGCCGTTGCGATCGACTTCCATACTGACGGTCGTTCCCGGCACGCGGCTGGCCACATAGTTGCGAAGCTGAGTCCCGCCGGTGACTTTGCGGCCGTCCAACTTGACCACCACGTCGCCCGGCTGCAGGCCAGCCTTCGCCGCTGGCTGGTTTTCCAGCACCGTACCGATCAGACCACCGGATCGGACTTTCAAGTCATACGAGTTGACGCTGTCGGGAGTCACGTCAACGACTTGGGCCCCCAAAAATCCGCGGTGCACTTCGCCAGTCTCGATAATCTGTTCCAAGACCGGTTGGGCCAATGACACAGGGATAGCAAAACCGATACCCGCACTGCCGCCCGAACGCGACAAGATCGCTGTGTTGATGCCAACCAATTCGCCACGCAAGTTGACCAGCGGGCCACCCGAATTGCCAGGGTTGATGGCCGCGTCGGTTTGCAAAAAGTCTTCGAAGCCGTCGCCATCGGCGATGATCCGCTGAACACGGTTCTTTCCGCTGATGATCCCGGCGGTCACGGTTTGATCGAGCCCAAAGGGGCTGCCGATCGCCAACACCCAATCACCGACGCGGATCTCATCACTGCTGCCCAGCATTGCGGGTCGCAGTCCGGTCAAGTTGACCTTCACAACCGCCAAATCGGTCTGAGGATCCGTGCCCACGACCGACCCGACTTCGATGCGGCCGTCGGAAAATTCAACCGACAATTCGTCAGCACCTTCGATGACATGATTGTTCGTCAAAATGTAGCCATCCGCGCGAACGATCACGCCGCTGCCCATCCCGCTAGATTCACGTTCTTGGATTTGCGGCTGGGCCTGGCCGCCAAAGAAGTCTTCGAAGCCGCGCGGCACGCGACGGCCTGAGGTGCGAACCACTTGAGTCTGTTTCGTGCTGATGCTGACCACACTTGGCTTCAGTGCTTCGGCGACGTTTCGAAACGCTGTCGACAATCCGTCCGCAGCGGTCAAGTTTTGTTGCTGCAACGTCGCCGCGGCAGGCGGTGCTGGCTGGCCGTCCCGCTGAGCCGAAAATTGCCCAGTCGGTGCCCGTTCTTGCCCAATCGCTTCAACCTGCAAACTCTGCGGCAACGACATCACAACGCCCATCACCAAAACCCCAACCAACATGGCGGCCAGTGCGAACGATGTACTTTTCCAAAGACTCTGCATCAATGTTTCTCCAAGTCCAAAAACTCACGATCCGGCTGTCAAACCGGCAGAACGTTCTCATCATTCTAGGCGAGCAAACCGCAGGCCAATTCTTCCGTTCGGTCTCGCATGACAGCCATGCAGCGTGGTAACTTAATGATTGCATAAACAGGACGTTGTAGAACGCGATGATTCAGGGCAATCAACGGGTGTATGGAATCAAAAAATGATGCGAGACACTTTGACAGTGATTTTGGCGGGTGGACGCGGTTCACGGCTCGAACCACTGACGCGAGACCGAGCCAAACCCGCCGTTCCCTTCGGCGGGCTGTACCGGATCGTCGACTTTGTGCTCAGCAATTGCCTGAACAGCGGGATGCGCAACATATTGTTGCTGACGCAGTACAAAGCGGGTTCGCTGGACCGGCACATCAACTTGGCATGGCGAAATTACTTTTGCCGAGAATTGGGCGAATTCATCGATGTCGTTCCGCCTCAACAGCGTTTCGCCGACAACTGGTACACCGGCACGGCCGACGCAGTTTACCAGAACATCTACGCGATCGAACGCGAACAGCCGCGTGACGTCGTCATCTTGGGCGGCGACCATATCTACAAGATGAACTACAAACCGATGCTGGAATTCCATCGCAGGATGGACGCAGACATCACCATCGGGGCGCTGCGAGTGACACGCAGCGAAGCCAAAGAGTTTGGCGTCATTCAGGCCGATTTAGATCACCGAGTCCTCGGTTTCCAAGAAAAGCCCGAAGACCCGATCCCCACCCCCGAAGACCCCGACGTCTACATGGCGTCGATGGGCATCTATATCTTTAACGCACGTTTTCTGTACGAACAATTGTGCGACGACGCGACCATCGAAGACAGCGACCATGACTTCGGCAAGAACATCATTCCCGGGGCGATCGACGATTACAAAGTCTATGCGTTCCCGTTTTTGGACGAGAATCGCAAACGCGACGCATACTGGCGAGACGTCGGCACGATCGACGCCTACTTCGAGGCTACGATGGACCTGATCGGCGTCGACCCGCTGCTGAACCTGTACGACGAACATTGGCCCATCCGCGCGTTTCAACCGCAACTGCCGCCGCCAAAATTTGTTTTCGGCAGCGAGGGTGGCCCAGCAACTCGCCGCGGCGTCGCGCTCGATTCGCTGGTTTGCCAGGGTGCGATCATCAGCGGCGGTACGGTTGCCCGCAGCGTCTTGGGACCAGGCGTTCGGATCAACTCTTACGCTCGAGTCGAAGATTGCATTCTGTTCGATGATGTCGAAGTCGGGCGTCGCAGCCGGCTACGACGCGTGATCGTGGACAAGGGTGTCCGTATCCCGGCCGAAACCGAAATCGGATATGATCCCGAAGCCGACCGGGCTCGCGGATTCACCGTCACCGAAAGTGGACTAGTGGTCATCGCTCGTGGTGACGAACTTTCGTTCGCCCCCGAAGTGGCCCGCAGCTAGCAACTGTCAGCCTGGGAATTGTGTACCTGGCGAACGTGAACAGGGCAAACGTGAACAAGGCAGGGATTTTTCGCCAATGTCGCTCGCAGAAGCTACGCCGCTGATCGCCGGGATCGTGCTTGCGACCATTTTATTGGCCGTCGGCTTTCTGATCGGCTACCGTCGCGGCCGACGGCGAACCGCCGATGATGGACACAACCTCAGCGACGATGATCGCCAGCAACTTCTGCAGTTGATGCAGGAACTCGGCGCCTGGACCCACGACTACGCTGGGAACGTGTCCGGCAACCAAGAACAACTGGTCCGCTTGAGCGAAGCGGTCCAAAAGGACGGCGCAAGATCGCCTGCCGAAATCAAAGTCGTCGCCGTCTTGCAACAGATCATGCAGAACAACGAGCAACTAAAGTCCAAACTCGACGAAGCCGAAGAACAGCTCGAACGACAGACCCGTCAAATCGCATGCTATCTAACCGAAGCCCGCACCGACGGACTGACGGGTCTGTTCAATCGGCGAGCACTGGACAACCGATTGGACGAACTGTTCATCGGCTACCGAGCGGGCGGTCGATCATTCGTAATCGCGTTGATCGACATCGATAAATTCAAAGTCATCAATGACACGCACGGACACCAAGCCGGCGACCAAGTGCTAAAACAGCTAGCCTCGGTGCTGCGGACTCGCTTGGACGGTTCGCTGATGGTCGCACGATTCGGCGGCGAAGAATTCGCGGCCGTGATGGACGGGCCACTGCGAGTCGCGGCGGAAAAAATGAACGAGTTGCGTAAGGCTGTATCGGAGTACCCGATGCAGGCGGGTTCGAAAACGATCGACGTCACGATCAGTGTCGGGCTTAGCGAACCACGCGACGACATGATCGTCAGCCCCGTGCTGCGACGAGCCGACGAAGCATTATACGCCGCAAAAAACATCGGACGAAACCGAGTCTACTTTCACGACGGCCGAGACCCGATCCTGGTCGGAGCTCCCGAAGTAGCAAAGTAATACGACGATCAGCAATACGCATCACAGCAATTCGCAACTATAAGACTTATCACGATGGCAAGCCCCCAAACGACGCCCTACGACATCACCACCATGCCGCCGGGCATTCCCTACATCGTCGGCAACGAGGCAGCCGAACGATTCAGCTTCTATGGAATGCGCGCCATTTTGACGGTGTTCATGACCAAGTATCTGGTCGATGCGACCGGAGCGATGGACACAATGGGTGACGAGGACGCCAAGTTCTGGGGGCACACGTTCATCATGGTGGCGTACTTTACGCCAATTCTTGGCGCGTTTGCGGCGGACTGGTTGTTTGGTAAGTATAAAACGATCCTCTGGTTATCGTTGCTTTACTGTGCCGGCCACTTCGCATTAGCGATCAACGAAACGCGGATGGGACTTGCGGTCGGACTTAGTCTGATCGCACTAGGTACCGGAGCGATCAAGCCCTGTGTTTCGGCTCATGTAGGGGACCAATTCGGGACCCGAAACTCGCACTTGCTAGAAAAAGTCTTCGGTTGGTTTTACGTTGCCATCAACCTTGGCGCGTTCCTGTCGACTCTAGCGACGCCGTTCTTGCTGGACCGATTCGGATCCAAAGTCGCCTTTGGTGTGCCGGGCGTTTTGATGGCCATCGCGACGTTCGTTTTCTGGCTTGGCCGAAACAAATTCGTTCACATTCCGCCCCGCGGAATCGTGGTTTTCAAGGAAGCGTTCACCGGCGAAGGATTGAAGGTTATCCTGAAATTGACTCCGGTGTATCTGCTGGTTGCCGTTTTCTGGAGTCTGTTTGACCAAACCGCGACGAGCTGGGTTTTGCAGGCTGAAAAGATGGACCGGACGGTGTTCGGATTCGAATTGCTTTCCAGCCAAATCCAAGCTGCCAACCCGTTCATGATCTTGGTGCTGGTACCGCTGTTCAGTTACGTGGTCTATCCGGCAATTAGCAAGGTCTTCCCGCTGACATCACTGCGAAAAGTTTCAATCGGGATGTTCCTGTCGGTGTTGGCATTCGCTTTGATTGCGGTTGCCGAATCGAAAATTCAAGCAGGCGACACGACTAGCATTAGCTGGCAAGTCTTTGCGTACTTCATCATGACGGCAGCCGAAGTGATGGTCTCGATCACGTGCCTGGAGTTCAGCTACACGCAGGCTCCCAACAGCATGAAAAGCATCATCATGAGCCTGTACTTGCTGTCGGTTTCACTCGGCAACTTCATTGCCGCAGGCGTCAACGCAGTGATCCTGAACGCGGACGGTTCATCGAAGCTGCCTGGGGCAATGTACTACTGGTTCTTTGCCGGACTGATGTTCGCCGCCGCAGTTGCCTTCATCTTTGTCGCATATTTCTATCGCGAAAAGACATTTATCCAAGACAACGAGGCATCTCAGCGTTCGATCGCCGAGGGCAGCGAAGGCTAATCGCACCGAAGCGACTAAAATTGCCAAGCGGCTCGGATACCGACGCCATCGCTAAGGTCGATACGCACGTCGTCTCGTTCGTACTCGATACGACGACCGAACGTGTAGACGGTTTCGATGTTGAAGCCGCGGTTGCCGGCGCCGATCACTTCGTAGCCGCCAATCAACTCGTAGGCTCGGACCGTTAATTCGTCCGACTCGCCACTGGATCGCTTCACGGCCCATGTGTTGCCGCCGATGCTGGCACCGACGAAAGCCCAACCTTCTGCATGGCCGCCGTTTTTCCACAAACGACGGGCAAGCCGCGGACGTGGCATGGTCGCGTCGATTTTCCACCATGGGGTTGGCAAATAAACAAATCCAACAGCAGGCAACAAGCCAATGTCATTACGGGCAAAGTAAACGACACCAGCGGACAACGTTAGATTCGGACGCGGCTTCCAGTTCATCAGCGCCAATCCAAACAAACGAAACCCATTGTCGGATGTGTCGAAGTCACTTCGCACCGACGGGGTGACAACAACGGTGGTCGAGAAAACTTCGGACCATTTTTTTTGGTTCAATATCGATATACCGGTGTCGTAGACTGAACCCGGAACGTCAATGCCGGTCGGGCCGTCCAAGTGATCGACACGAAAGTAAGGACGAAATCCGACGATATTATCCATCGATCCACCGGTGATCACGCCGATCGGAAACCCAAAATTGATCCTCGCCTCTTCGAAGGTTTGGTTCATTCGCCCCGAGACGTCATCGTTGCCGGTGTCCCAAAGATGCCCGCCAAGTACTTCGGTGCCTTGATAGAAGCTTTTCCTGAACCGCTCAATCGGTACCTCGCCCGCGGCCTGGCTCACCATCATCGACGCCACCGAATCGGCAGGCATGTAGACGGTCGGCGGATAGATTCCGTCCATCGTTGGATCGATGACTGGACCACTCAGAATCAGATCGCTGATCGAGCGATCGCCCAAGGCCGGATCGTGCACGACACGGTCGCGAAAAGCATGCTGGCCAAACAGCGGGTCTTGGGATGTATTGCTCCGCAGTAGATCCGAACCTGAAATCGTTTGAGCATTTGAAACTGGCGTGTCCCATCCGGCGACGGCACAAACCGCCGCCAGCGAACTGGCAAGGCAAAATTGCGACAACCGCATAGCAAACTCCGAAGAACAGTGGGACAGGTTGACTGCTACCAAAATGACGACGGGCGAATCAACTGAAATCCTTCATGCGGACTGCTCCGACCGCTCGTGGCCTGTAAAAACGTCACACTCAGTGAAAAAAATTGGTCTAAATCTGCAATAAATTGAATTTCACGAAGAATTTTTCGCAAATCCGCACTTTGAGTGCGGCAAACCGTAAAAGAGTGCGATACTTTGCTAGTACGGAAATCGCTCCGGCAATTTTTCGTAATGAGAGCTTTGCCCGTGCCCCGGCAAAGCTCTTGGTAGTGCGCGGCAGGTTCGAAACTGCCCCTTTCGGCCTGCCGCCGCACTACACTATTAACAAGAGGCTAGTGGATGGCATGCCGTTGAGTGGATCTTCGCTCCGATTGAATGATCGGCTACCCACAGTCGACAACCAATTTCTACAACCCACGATCCAGATTGGGGACACGAGTGAACACCGGGGGCAACGGGATGCAGCCAGACGGATTTGATCAGGTCGAATCCTTCATGGCCGAATGCCGTTCGATTGTGTCCGAAGTCCACGCCGCAATCTTGGCAGACACTCCCACCGACATTGCGATCAATTCGAGGCCTGATTGTGTCTTCATCAAAGCCACCGATGGGACGATACTGGACTGCAACGATTCGTACCGCAAACTGTTCTCTCACCATGTCAGCCCAACGGGCCGACTTGGATCAGCGTACCTGGACGAATCGCTGATCGCAGCATCGCAACTCTCCGATCAGCTGATCATCTCGGGCGCTGACGACGTTGTGTTCACCCATCCTTGCCGGGACTCACACGGTCGCTCCATCACGTTACGAA
The DNA window shown above is from Rubripirellula reticaptiva and carries:
- a CDS encoding LuxR C-terminal-related transcriptional regulator; protein product: MIGYPQSTTNFYNPRSRLGTRVNTGGNGMQPDGFDQVESFMAECRSIVSEVHAAILADTPTDIAINSRPDCVFIKATDGTILDCNDSYRKLFSHHVSPTGRLGSAYLDESLIAASQLSDQLIISGADDVVFTHPCRDSHGRSITLRTYKSSLLGLGHPRYAILGICRLMRVSISDRHVRLLPLHASWNQFAKLKPRDQQIAAALARGEKLKTIASELSVSDKTVENARSQIFRHMNLDQAADLIKLLVRLQDNGFADFGL
- a CDS encoding TonB-dependent receptor; its protein translation is MRLSQFCLASSLAAVCAVAGWDTPVSNAQTISGSDLLRSNTSQDPLFGQHAFRDRVVHDPALGDRSISDLILSGPVIDPTMDGIYPPTVYMPADSVASMMVSQAAGEVPIERFRKSFYQGTEVLGGHLWDTGNDDVSGRMNQTFEEARINFGFPIGVITGGSMDNIVGFRPYFRVDHLDGPTGIDVPGSVYDTGISILNQKKWSEVFSTTVVVTPSVRSDFDTSDNGFRLFGLALMNWKPRPNLTLSAGVVYFARNDIGLLPAVGFVYLPTPWWKIDATMPRPRLARRLWKNGGHAEGWAFVGASIGGNTWAVKRSSGESDELTVRAYELIGGYEVIGAGNRGFNIETVYTFGRRIEYERDDVRIDLSDGVGIRAAWQF
- a CDS encoding POT family MFS transporter, with the translated sequence MASPQTTPYDITTMPPGIPYIVGNEAAERFSFYGMRAILTVFMTKYLVDATGAMDTMGDEDAKFWGHTFIMVAYFTPILGAFAADWLFGKYKTILWLSLLYCAGHFALAINETRMGLAVGLSLIALGTGAIKPCVSAHVGDQFGTRNSHLLEKVFGWFYVAINLGAFLSTLATPFLLDRFGSKVAFGVPGVLMAIATFVFWLGRNKFVHIPPRGIVVFKEAFTGEGLKVILKLTPVYLLVAVFWSLFDQTATSWVLQAEKMDRTVFGFELLSSQIQAANPFMILVLVPLFSYVVYPAISKVFPLTSLRKVSIGMFLSVLAFALIAVAESKIQAGDTTSISWQVFAYFIMTAAEVMVSITCLEFSYTQAPNSMKSIIMSLYLLSVSLGNFIAAGVNAVILNADGSSKLPGAMYYWFFAGLMFAAAVAFIFVAYFYREKTFIQDNEASQRSIAEGSEG
- a CDS encoding GGDEF domain-containing protein gives rise to the protein MSLAEATPLIAGIVLATILLAVGFLIGYRRGRRRTADDGHNLSDDDRQQLLQLMQELGAWTHDYAGNVSGNQEQLVRLSEAVQKDGARSPAEIKVVAVLQQIMQNNEQLKSKLDEAEEQLERQTRQIACYLTEARTDGLTGLFNRRALDNRLDELFIGYRAGGRSFVIALIDIDKFKVINDTHGHQAGDQVLKQLASVLRTRLDGSLMVARFGGEEFAAVMDGPLRVAAEKMNELRKAVSEYPMQAGSKTIDVTISVGLSEPRDDMIVSPVLRRADEALYAAKNIGRNRVYFHDGRDPILVGAPEVAK